In the genome of Pandoraea oxalativorans, one region contains:
- a CDS encoding ABC transporter permease, giving the protein MRFQVDNTAKMHPFKVFAAVQDRRRHLLWEMTKRDLSSRYKGARLGMLWAVLLPLAMLGVYSYVFGVVFKSRWGAAGASDFPFPLVLFAGLIVFNFFAECVNRAPTLVSSSPNLVKKSVFPLEILPWMTVLTAGINSSISIAILLIGEWLWVGHVPLTAVLFPLMLLPVAFVALGVSWFLASLGVYVRDVAQLVGLGMTASLFFTPIFYPPTSVPEALRGFTAMNPLAAQVQSMRDVLLWGRLPGIAAFLTALLVGWGAAWMGWIWFSHTSDGFADVL; this is encoded by the coding sequence GTGCGTTTCCAAGTTGACAACACCGCCAAAATGCATCCTTTTAAAGTCTTTGCTGCTGTCCAGGATAGACGCCGACACTTGTTATGGGAGATGACAAAGCGCGACCTGTCCTCTCGCTACAAGGGGGCCCGCCTCGGGATGCTCTGGGCCGTGCTGCTCCCGCTGGCCATGCTGGGCGTTTATTCCTATGTATTCGGCGTGGTGTTCAAGTCGCGCTGGGGCGCGGCTGGCGCTTCCGATTTTCCCTTTCCGCTCGTCCTGTTTGCTGGCCTGATCGTTTTCAACTTCTTTGCCGAATGCGTGAATCGTGCGCCGACGCTGGTGTCGAGTTCACCCAATCTCGTAAAGAAGTCAGTCTTCCCGCTTGAGATCCTCCCGTGGATGACGGTTTTAACGGCAGGCATCAATTCTTCGATCAGTATTGCGATATTGCTCATCGGCGAGTGGTTGTGGGTCGGACACGTTCCGCTCACTGCTGTTCTCTTCCCGTTGATGCTCTTGCCGGTTGCCTTCGTCGCGCTCGGCGTCAGCTGGTTCCTTGCCTCGCTCGGCGTGTACGTGCGCGACGTCGCACAACTGGTGGGGCTCGGCATGACCGCGTCGCTTTTCTTCACGCCGATCTTTTACCCGCCAACCAGTGTGCCCGAAGCGCTGCGCGGCTTCACGGCCATGAATCCGCTTGCAGCGCAGGTGCAGTCGATGCGCGATGTGCTGCTCTGGGGGCGCCTTCCCGGCATTGCCGCTTTTCTTACCGCGCTCCTAGTAGGCTGGGGCGCCGCTTGGATGGGTTGGATCTGGTTCTCGCATACTTCCGACGGGTTTGCTGATGTCCTCTGA
- a CDS encoding ABC transporter ATP-binding protein, with the protein MSSDAVVRVDGISKCFRIYSTPSDRLRQYGVHWMQRVLPAAAQRLLPRHVLNKEYRRLFWALRDVSFELRRGESVGILGMNGAGKSTLLQVVAGILKPTTGRIERCGRLAGLFELGSGFNPEFTGRENVFFNAAMLGFRRAEVLERLADIEQFAGIGDFIDRPVKTYSSGMTVRLAFAVQMQLNPDILIVDEALAVGDALFQKRCYARIERFLSDGGSLLFVSHDQESVRTLTDRALLLSGGKTVCMGTSSEVVREYRRLLHEAENQQARDVLQYLSSSAKRRVHPTTSVAEGAHTPAREEALVSAFAEAARNAAPDAAEMRGVSVRSRSSDMSFGDLDVEVLNTSLCDANGEQRNLFYPGDEIDVCVQYRVNRPIKGLNLGVRLRNKEGVKIYSGGTFNQDLLPTRPRGTARTWDREFAPGDIIELRQRFECRLGEGYYEVQSYVTEEALLVPGHQRMLHWVDESAFFRVSMNKFERWYGGVCDICPSMQVTISAAPTEVANGECVE; encoded by the coding sequence ATGTCCTCTGACGCTGTGGTACGTGTTGATGGAATTAGCAAGTGCTTCCGCATCTACTCCACGCCTTCCGACCGGCTGCGGCAATACGGCGTGCACTGGATGCAGCGCGTCCTGCCGGCGGCAGCTCAACGCCTGTTGCCACGGCATGTGCTGAACAAGGAGTATCGCCGCTTGTTCTGGGCGCTGCGCGATGTATCGTTCGAACTCAGGCGTGGCGAGAGCGTCGGTATTCTTGGCATGAACGGTGCCGGCAAGTCAACGCTGCTGCAGGTGGTGGCGGGCATCCTCAAACCGACCACCGGACGCATTGAAAGGTGCGGACGGCTTGCAGGCCTTTTCGAGCTCGGCTCTGGCTTCAATCCGGAATTCACGGGGCGCGAGAACGTCTTTTTCAATGCGGCGATGCTGGGTTTCCGGCGCGCAGAGGTGCTGGAGCGCTTGGCGGACATCGAGCAGTTCGCGGGTATCGGTGACTTCATCGATCGCCCGGTCAAGACGTATTCGAGCGGGATGACAGTGCGCCTTGCGTTCGCCGTGCAGATGCAACTCAACCCCGACATCCTCATCGTTGATGAGGCGCTTGCCGTGGGCGATGCGCTTTTCCAGAAGCGCTGCTACGCCCGCATCGAGCGCTTCCTGTCCGACGGCGGCAGCCTGCTCTTTGTGTCGCACGATCAGGAGTCGGTGCGCACCTTGACCGATCGCGCGCTGCTGCTCAGTGGTGGCAAGACCGTCTGCATGGGCACGTCTTCGGAAGTTGTGCGGGAGTATCGGCGCTTGCTTCACGAGGCGGAGAACCAGCAGGCGCGCGACGTACTGCAATACCTGTCAAGCTCGGCGAAGCGGCGCGTGCACCCGACCACGTCCGTCGCCGAGGGAGCGCACACCCCAGCACGCGAAGAAGCGCTCGTAAGCGCGTTTGCGGAGGCAGCGCGGAACGCGGCGCCTGACGCGGCCGAAATGCGGGGCGTGTCGGTTCGCAGCCGCAGCTCGGACATGTCGTTTGGTGATCTCGATGTCGAAGTGTTAAACACCTCCCTCTGCGACGCGAACGGCGAACAGCGCAACCTGTTTTATCCCGGCGACGAAATCGACGTTTGCGTGCAGTACCGCGTAAATAGGCCGATCAAGGGGCTCAATCTGGGCGTGCGCCTCAGAAACAAGGAAGGCGTGAAGATCTATTCGGGGGGGACCTTTAACCAAGATCTGCTGCCGACGCGCCCGCGTGGCACCGCGCGCACGTGGGACCGCGAGTTTGCGCCAGGCGACATTATCGAGCTTCGCCAGCGTTTCGAATGCCGCCTCGGAGAGGGCTATTACGAAGTGCAGTCGTATGTCACAGAGGAGGCGTTGTTGGTGCCAGGACATCAGCGCATGCTCCACTGGGTCGACGAAAGTGCGTTTTTTCGGGTCTCGATGAACAAATTCGAGCGTTGGTACGGCGGCGTATGCGACATCTGCCCGAGCATGCAAGTAACAATCTCTGCCGCACCGACAGAGGTGGCGAACGGAGAATGCGTTGAGTGA